The following are encoded in a window of Ranitomeya variabilis isolate aRanVar5 chromosome 8, aRanVar5.hap1, whole genome shotgun sequence genomic DNA:
- the LOC143788141 gene encoding uncharacterized protein LOC143788141 has translation MPLFSIFSTCPNFCHFFLHASECHLLLMRSNVLGLHKPNMLVNTSSTAAEAEQEQWVHGRVAWQQRVPEQDEDLIDNDILISLVHERVPLWDTRVPQHSDNVTIWRLWNEVAKAMWDGWDNAPTRVRNAFCKYCNAV, from the exons atgcctttattttctattttctctacATGTcccaatttctgccatttctttctgcatgcatcagaatgtcatcttcttctgatgaggagcaacgtcctgggccttcacaagccgaacatgttagtgaa cacttcttccactgcagcagaggctgagcaggagcagtgggttcacggtcgggtggcatggcagcagcgt gttccagaacaggatgaggacctcattgacaacgatatcctcatctccctggtccatgagcgagtcccgttgtgggacacccgggttcctcagcactcggacaacgtgacgatctggcggctatggaatgaggtggccaaagcgatgtgggatggctgggacaatgccccgactcgggtccgaaatgcattttgtaagtattgcaatgcagtgtga